From the genome of Triticum aestivum cultivar Chinese Spring chromosome 1A, IWGSC CS RefSeq v2.1, whole genome shotgun sequence:
CTGATCATGTACAGTGTCAGGAGAGCTGAGGTTATTTAGGCTTGCACAGAGCGTCTTTAGTACTGCCGGTCTGACACATTCTGGCACATCGATGGCGTCATGCAGTGTTGCTCCATCTTTCTTCTCTGACACCATTCCTGTGGTTAGCTTATGAAGCAGATTCCAAAATCTTGGTCTGTCATCATATGAGTCCAAGATTCCAAAATCTTGATCTTAGTCTTAACTAGCTTTCGGTTGATATTAAAGAATTTTTGTTGCAGTGTCACATCCTCGAGCCTGCACCGCACTAGTCTGGACAAGGCGAAGGCCAGAGAGAGATCCTTTGGGTCATTTCCCTTACTGTTATCTGGGCGTAACAGGTCCCTGCAACATCCCCAAATCTTGTCTAGGGTGACCAGCGATGATCTCAGTTGACACGGACAAGAACCACACTTAGCTTGCTGGTCATTCTGAGCAGTATCAATATACATGACATACCTAGGCTTCTCGAATTTGATTCTCTGATCGGTTTCTCCATGCACCAAGTATTTGTATCCTACCATATTATTCTCTGGGTTGCAGTCCTCTGGTTTCCAGTTGCTAGTGTGAGGGCCAGCAACGACCTCTGAACTCTTACCATGCCAGACAGAATTGAGTGCGAGAAGATAGGAATGGTATCTGTACCAGCTCCTTAGTATCTGCAGAGCCCAAAGTGACCAGAGTGGAAGTGTGAACCTTGAGCCACGTGACCAGTTCAAGAACGCCGATCCCAGAAGTTTCACCACATTCCTCCACTCCATGAACCGTCGCCCATGGCGGCCATCAACACCATAGCCAGAGATAAAGTCGACATTGTAACGGAAACTAACAAGCACAAGGGCCCAGACTGGGAACAGCTGACTCTTGAACTTGGCTGTTTGCATGGCCCCCagcaggtactccctccgttccaaaatacttgtctttctaggcatttcaaatggacacaacatatgaatgtatgtagacatattttagagtgtagattcgctcatt
Proteins encoded in this window:
- the LOC123070423 gene encoding uncharacterized protein, producing MQTAKFKSQLFPVWALVLVSFRYNVDFISGYGVDGRHGRRFMEWRNVVKLLGSAFLNWSRGSRFTLPLWSLWALQILRSWYRYHSYLLALNSVWHGKSSEVVAGPHTSNWKPEDCNPENNMVGYKYLVHGETDQRIKFEKPRYVMYIDTAQNDQQAKCGSCPCQLRSSLVTLDKIWGCCRDLLRPDNSKGNDPKDLSLAFALSRLVRCRLEDVTLQQKFFNINRKLVKTKIKILESWTHMMTDQDFGICFIS